The DNA region TCCGGGTGCGCCATCTTCTCGACCACGGCGTCCGGGTCGTCGACCGCGAGCAGGTAGTCGACGATGCTGCCGACGACGCGGGACTCGCGGGTGCCGTCCGGGTGCTTGAGGACGAGCGTGTAGAGCCCGCCCTGCTCCGCCATGGCCGTGGCCATCCGGCGGTCCTGCTCGAGGACACCGACGCCGCAGATGCCGTACTCGCGCGCCTCGCCCTGCTGGAGCAGCCGGTCGATCACCATCGCCTGGTGCGCGCGGTGGAAGCCGCCGACGCCGAAGTGCACGATGCCGGCGGTGATCCCGCTGCGGTCGTAGGTCGGGACGGCGACACCGTTCGCGGCGATCTCGTCGAGGGTCTCCGGGGACAGGCGGACGGGCATCGGGTACTCCTTCGTACGGCGGTCGTTCTGGCGGACGCGCCACCGGTCGCACCGGCGGTCGTGCTGGGTGCAGTCAACCATGCGCACATCTGTTCAGAACCGAGTTTCCATCCCGGGGTACGAACCTGAGGATGCACTCGTAGTCGTTGCACCGAGTGCATCGATGCACCTAGTGTTCTCATTCGTGACCCTCACGACCGACCGCCGCGCCGCCCTCAAGGCGAAGCACCGTGCGGCGATCCTGCAGGCGGCACGCGACCTGGTCGACGAACGCGGCGGCCGCGAGTTCAGCGTCGACGACCTGGCAGCACGGGCCGACATCGCGCGGCGGACGGTGTTCAACCACTTCGCCTCGCTCGACGAGGTCCTGCTGGCCGTGTGCGAGCAGGAACTGTCCGTGATCATCGACCGGTTCCTCGCCGACATGGCACGGACCCCGATCGGCGACGGCAGCCGGGCCTCGATGTTCGACGAGCTCGAGTCCGCCGCACGCGGCGCCGACCTGGCGGCCGCGATCTCGAGCATGTACCGGATCCTCGGCGACCCGGGCAAGGACGACCCGAAGGCCGCGGTCCTCACCCAGACGGCGTTCTCACGGGTCACCGAACGACTCCGCGACGAGGTCGCACGCCGCTACCCGGCGGCGGATCCCCTCGACGCCGCCCTGCTCGTCGAGTCGCTCATGAGCGGCATCGTCGTGATCGCGGAACACTGGTTGGCCACCTCCGGCCCCGCGATCGACGAGCAGTCCGTCGCCGACTGGGACGCCCTGCTGGCACGACTGGTGCACAGCGTCCGCAGCGGCTACATGCCCACCGACTGACACTTCCCTCCCCAGGGGTCCACCGGCGCACCCCGCTCCACACAGCACCTGCAACGAAAGGAACGGGGCAACCGCATGGCCGGTCTCCTCTACCGTCTCGGACGGTTCTCCGCACGACGCCACTGGCTCGTGATCATCACCTGGGTGGTGATCATGGCCGTCGCCGGCGTCACCTACAGCCTGTTCTCGGGCACGATCTCGTCGGCGATCTCGATCCCGAACACCAAGACCAGCCAGGTGCAGGACGAGCTCGCCGACAAGTTCCCGTCCGCGAACGGCGGCAACGGCACGATCGTCTTCGAGACGGAGAACGGCAAGGCGTTCACCGACGCGCAGAAGTCGGAGGTCGCGGACTTCCTGACCAAGGTCGAGAAGCTCGACGGCGTCAAGGGCGCGACGAGCGGCTTCGACACCCAGGACCAGCTCGACGAGCAGCGTCAGAAGATCGTCGACGGCCGCAAGGAGATCACCGACGGCCGCGCGAAGCTCGAGACCGGCCAGGACCAGCTCGACGCCCAGAAGGCGCAGCTGACCTCCGGCAAGCAGCAGATCAAGGACGCCCAGGCGCAGCTCGACGCCCAGAAGGCCCAGGCGGAGGCCGCCGGCGCAGCGCTCCCCGCAGCGCAGGCGCAGGCCGCGGCAGCGCAGCTCCAGCAGGCTCAGGCGCAGATCGACGCCCAGCAGGCGCAGATCGATGCCGGCGAGCAGCAGATCGCCGACGCACAGAAGACGATCGACGCCAACACGAAGAAGCTCGACGACAGCTCCGAGGAGCTGGAGCAGGGCTCGAAGCTCCTCGACCTGTCGAAGGACATCCGCTTCGTGTCGTCGAACGGCAGCGCCGTCATCGGCACCGTCCAGTTCACGAAGTCGACCTACGAGGTCCCCGCCGACACGAAGACCGCCATCGCGGACGACGCCGATTCGGCCGACATCAGCGGCGTGAACGTCTACGTGTCGAACGACATCGCGCAGGGTGTGCCGTCGATCCTCGGCCCGGGCGAGATCGTCGGCGTCATCATCGCCGCGCTCGTGCTCTTCCTGATGCTCCGCACCATCATCGGTGCGGCGATCCCGCTCGTCAGCGCCGTGCTCGGAGTGGGCGTGGCGTCACTCGCATCGCTGTCGTTCTCCGGCCTGGTCGAGTTCATCTCGGTCACGCCGGTGCTGGGGGTGATGTTGGGCCTGGCGGTCGGCATCGACTACTCGCTCTTCATCCTGAACCGACACCGCACCCAGCTGAAGCAGGGCATGCAGGTGCACGAGTCCATCGGCCTCGCGAACGGCACCTCGGGCAACGCCGTGGTCTTCGCGGGTGCGACCGTCATCGTCGCGCTGCTCGCGCTGAACATCACCGGCATCCCGTTCCTCGGGCTCATGGGCACCGTCGGTGCGGTCGCTGTGCTCTTCGCGATCCTCATCGCCACTTCGTTCACGCCGGCACTGCTGTCCGTCATCGGCATGCGGATCCTGCGGAAGAAGGAGCGCACGACGATCGGCAACACCGGCTCGACCCGGGTGCCGAACAAGCCGATGAAGACCTGGCGCGCGATCGTCACGCTCGTCGCCGGTGTCGCCGTGCTCGGTGTCATCGCACTCCCCGCGACGCAGATGCGCCTCGGCCTGCCGACCGGTGCGTCAGAGTCCGTCGACTCGAGCCAGTACAAGGCGTACAAGGCCCTCGACGAGGAGTTCGGCGCCGGCCAGAACGGCCCGCTGCTCGTCGTCGCGACGTTGCCCGAGTCGATCAGCAAGTCGGACGTCACCGCGACCGAGGTCACTATCGGTGAAGCCCTGGCGAAGAACGACGACGTCAAGGCCGTCCTGCCGATCGGCACCTCGTCGGACCGCGACATCATCGCGTTCCAGGTGAAGCCCGGCGGCGGTCCCGACAGCATCTCCACCGAGAACCTGGTGAAGGACCTGCGCGAGCAGACCGTCACGACCGACGACGGCACGGTCACGCTCGGAGTCGCGGGCAACGCGTCCGCCAACATCGACGTGTCCGAGAAGCTGTCGAACGTCCTACCGCTCTACCTCGTGGTGGTCGTCGGCCTGTCGCTCATCATCCTGATCATCGTGTTCCGGTCCTTCCTGGTCCCGATCACGGCGACGGCGGGCTTCATCCTGTCGGTGATGGCGTCCTTCGGTGGCCTGACCGCGATCTACCAGTGGGGCTGGCTCGGCTCCGTGTTCGGCGTGCACGACCCGGCGCCGATCCTGAGCTTCCTGCCCATCATCGAGATCGGCATCCTGTTCGGTCTGGCGATGGACTACCAGCTGTTCCTGGTGTCCGGCATGCGTGAGGCCTACGCCCACGGCGCCTCGGCGAAGGTCGCGGTCCAGCGCGGGCTGCACGCCGGTCGCGCGGTGGTCACGGCAGCGGCGATCATCATGATCTCGGTGTTCGCCGGCTTCATCTTCTCGGACTCCTCCACCATCAAGCCGATCGGCTTCGGGCTGGCGTTCGGTGTGCTCATCGACGCGTTCGTCGTCCGCATGCTGCTGATCCCGGCGGCGATGCACCTGCTCGGCCAGAGCGCGTGGTGGTTCCCGAAGTGGCTCGACCGGATCGTGCCGGACGTCGACGTCGAGGGCGCGAAGCTCGAGCGGTCGCACCCGGTCGCCGGTCAGCCCGGCCAGCCCGGCCAGCCCGGCCAGCCCGGCCACGAGGACACCCACACGGGGTCGCACGCCCTCCCCGTGGCGCCGGACGCCAACGCGCACGAGTCGGGGCACCCGCCCGCGCACCGCGCGTAGTCGACGCACCCAGCCTGGAGGCCCGGGGCCGGTCCACGAGACCGGCACCGGGCCTCCCGTGCGTGCGCCCACCCCGCGCCCGGCGGCCGGACGCATGTGTCCGCACCTTCCGACGTTCCACCCGCTGATCGACGCGTGGAACGTCGGAACGTACACACGCATCTGATGCGTCTGCACCATGCGACAGAACACGCGTCGATCGGCTGATGTTCTGTCGATAGCTGTGCACGCATGAACGCGGCCGTCGCGCCAGCCGAGAACACTTCGTGGGCGAACGGTATCGTGGGCGCATGACCTCCGCACCCGACCCGCTCGCGCTCGACCGGCAGCTCTGCTTCGCCCTCGCGGCCACGAGCCGGAGCGTCATCGGGCTGTACCGCGACCTGCTCGAGCCGATGGGCCTGACGCATCCGCAGTACCTCGTGATGCTCGCACTCTGGGAGCAGGACCCCCGGTCGGTGCGCGAGATCGCCGGCGAACTGCGGCTCGACTCGGCCACCCTCAGCCCGCTGCTCAAGCGGCTCGAGGCCTCCGGCTACGTCCGCCGGACCCGCAGCGCCGCCGACGAACGGCAGCTCGAGGTCTCGCTCACCACGGCCGGTCGGGCACTGCGCGACCGCGCACGAGCGGTCCCCCTGGCGGTCGCGGACCGGCTCGGGTGGCCGTTGGAACGCCTCGAAGCGCTCAAGGACGACCTGACGGAACTGCTGGAGCGGGTCGACCAGGTGTGATCCGGGGCCGATGGTGCCATAATGGTTCGTGCACGAACGAAAGGATGCACCGTGGGTCGCTTCGGCAAGTGGTACGAACGGTGGAACACGACGCTCATCAACAAGATGGGTCCGTCGCAGATCGGCGCCGGACATCCCGAGGGGGTCGACGACCGGTCAGTGGACCGCGGCTGCCCGATCTGCGGCAAGCCCCTCTCCCGGCACCAGGTCATCCGCCCCGAGGGCCAGGTCCGTTCGTCGACCCTGGTCTGCCCGCGCGACTGACGGCGGGAATTGCACCGAGCAACACGACGTTCCAGTCCCTCGTGAAGCTCTTCGAACCCACCTCCTTCGGCGCCCTGCGCCTGTCGAACCGCGTCGTCATGGCCCCGCTCACGCGCACCCGCGCCGGTGAGCACGGCATCCCGAACGACCTGCTCGTCGAGCACTACCGTCAGCGTGCGGGCCTCGGCATGATCATCACCGAGGGCACCTGGCCCGTGCAGGAAGGCCGCTCCTACCCCGGGCAGCCCGGCATCGAGACCGACGAGCAGATCGCCGGCTGGCGCCGCGTCGCCGACGCCGTGCACGCCGAGGGCGGCACCATCGTGATGCAGCTCATGCACGGTGGCCGCGTCTCCCACCCTGACATCTCGCAGACGCCGCGCATCGTCGCCCCGAGCGCGATCGCCGCTCCCGGACAGACCCACACCGCGACCGGCAAGGCCGACATGCCCGTCCCCCACGAACTGACCACCGCCGAGGTGCAAGACGCCGTGCAGGGCTTCACGCAGGCGGCCCGCAACGCCATCGCCGCCGGACTCGACGGCGTCGAGGTCCACGGCGCGAACGGCTACCTGGTGCACGAGTTCATGTCCCCGGTCTCGAACACCCGCACCGACCAGTACGGCGGTTCGCCCGAGAACCGCGCCCGCTTCGCGATCGAGGTCACGACCGCCGTCGCCGAGGCCGTCGGCGCGGACCGCACCGGCATCCGCCTGTCGCCCGAGCACGGCATCCAGGGCGTCATCGAGGACGACGCGGCCGACGTCCGCGCGACCTACACGGCGATCGCCGAGGGCCTCGCCCCGCTCGGACTCGCGTTCATCGACGTCCTGCACGCCGAGCCGACCGGCGACCTCGTGCAGCACGTCCGTCGCACCGCGGGCGCACCGTTCATCGTCAACTCGGGCTTCAGTGCGATGACGACACGTGAAGAAGCGATCACCGTCGTCCACGACCAGGACATCGCCGACGCGATCGCGGTCGGCCGTCCCGCCATCGCGAACCCGGACCTCGCCCACCGCTGGGAGCAGGACGCGGAGCTCAACGAGCCCCGCCCCGAGCTCTTCTACGGTGCGACCGCCGAGGGCTACACCGACTACCCGTCGCTGGCCGAGGTGCGCGCGACCGTCTGACGCTGCGCGCGGATCGACACGCGACGCGCGCTGCGTCGAGGTTCCACGACACCCCGCGTGCGTTCCGTCGAGGTTCCGATCAGGACGGTGCGTGCCCGCGAGGTTCCGAGATCTCGGAACCCCACGGGGTGGGGGCGAGCGAACGACGGACGGGAGGCCCGTGGCGAGACCGCCACGGGCCTCCCGTCTTCTCGCGTGCCGTCCCAGGGCGTGACGCGCTTCTCGTAGGATCGTCGCAGTGAACACTGCAACGCCGGGCGAGCGGGGCCCCGCGCACCGCGCGCGCGACACGACGCGGTGGGACATCCAGGGCCTCCGCGCGTTCGCGGTGCTGGCCGTCGTCGTGTACCACCTGTGGCCGCACGCCCTGCGGGGCGGGTTCGTCGGGGTCGACGTCTTCTTCGTGATCTCCGGGTTCCTCATCACCGGACTCCTGCTGCGCGAACAGGTCGCCACCGGCACGATCCACCTCGGCCGGTTCTGGTCACGCCGGGCCAAACGCCTGCTGCCGGCCGCGTTCCTCACCATCACCACCACCGGCGCAGCGGTCCTGATCGCCGTGCCGAGCGCACTCTGGGGGCAGTACGGCCGCGAGCTCATCGCCTCGACCGTCTACCTGCAGAACTGGGAGCTGGCGGCGAACTCGGTCGACTACCTGGCCTCGGCGGACGACCCCTCACCGTTCCAGCACTTCTGGTCGCTGTCGGTCGAGGAGCAGTTCTACATCGTCCTGCCGCTGCTGCTGATCGGGTTGGCCGTCGCCGTGCGCGGGCGCCTCTCGACGCTGACCACCGCACGGCTGCTGCTCGGCGCGGTCGTCGTGCTGTCCCTGGTGTGGAGCATCGTGCAGACCAGCACGAACCCCGGCGTCGCGTACTTCTCCACCGGCACCCGCGCGTGGGAGTTCGCCCTCGGCGGCCTCGCCGCGACCGTGCACCTGCCCGAGGTCCGCACGGAAGTCGCCCGGCGGGTGCGCATGATCCTGACGAGCGTCGGCGCCGTGGCCCTCGTCCTGTCCTTGTTCGTCATCGGGGCGGAGACGCCGTTCCCCGGGAT from Curtobacterium sp. MCJR17_020 includes:
- a CDS encoding MarR family transcriptional regulator; the encoded protein is MTSAPDPLALDRQLCFALAATSRSVIGLYRDLLEPMGLTHPQYLVMLALWEQDPRSVREIAGELRLDSATLSPLLKRLEASGYVRRTRSAADERQLEVSLTTAGRALRDRARAVPLAVADRLGWPLERLEALKDDLTELLERVDQV
- a CDS encoding TetR/AcrR family transcriptional regulator; amino-acid sequence: MTLTTDRRAALKAKHRAAILQAARDLVDERGGREFSVDDLAARADIARRTVFNHFASLDEVLLAVCEQELSVIIDRFLADMARTPIGDGSRASMFDELESAARGADLAAAISSMYRILGDPGKDDPKAAVLTQTAFSRVTERLRDEVARRYPAADPLDAALLVESLMSGIVVIAEHWLATSGPAIDEQSVADWDALLARLVHSVRSGYMPTD
- a CDS encoding alkene reductase; translation: MKLFEPTSFGALRLSNRVVMAPLTRTRAGEHGIPNDLLVEHYRQRAGLGMIITEGTWPVQEGRSYPGQPGIETDEQIAGWRRVADAVHAEGGTIVMQLMHGGRVSHPDISQTPRIVAPSAIAAPGQTHTATGKADMPVPHELTTAEVQDAVQGFTQAARNAIAAGLDGVEVHGANGYLVHEFMSPVSNTRTDQYGGSPENRARFAIEVTTAVAEAVGADRTGIRLSPEHGIQGVIEDDAADVRATYTAIAEGLAPLGLAFIDVLHAEPTGDLVQHVRRTAGAPFIVNSGFSAMTTREEAITVVHDQDIADAIAVGRPAIANPDLAHRWEQDAELNEPRPELFYGATAEGYTDYPSLAEVRATV
- a CDS encoding MMPL family transporter, translating into MAGLLYRLGRFSARRHWLVIITWVVIMAVAGVTYSLFSGTISSAISIPNTKTSQVQDELADKFPSANGGNGTIVFETENGKAFTDAQKSEVADFLTKVEKLDGVKGATSGFDTQDQLDEQRQKIVDGRKEITDGRAKLETGQDQLDAQKAQLTSGKQQIKDAQAQLDAQKAQAEAAGAALPAAQAQAAAAQLQQAQAQIDAQQAQIDAGEQQIADAQKTIDANTKKLDDSSEELEQGSKLLDLSKDIRFVSSNGSAVIGTVQFTKSTYEVPADTKTAIADDADSADISGVNVYVSNDIAQGVPSILGPGEIVGVIIAALVLFLMLRTIIGAAIPLVSAVLGVGVASLASLSFSGLVEFISVTPVLGVMLGLAVGIDYSLFILNRHRTQLKQGMQVHESIGLANGTSGNAVVFAGATVIVALLALNITGIPFLGLMGTVGAVAVLFAILIATSFTPALLSVIGMRILRKKERTTIGNTGSTRVPNKPMKTWRAIVTLVAGVAVLGVIALPATQMRLGLPTGASESVDSSQYKAYKALDEEFGAGQNGPLLVVATLPESISKSDVTATEVTIGEALAKNDDVKAVLPIGTSSDRDIIAFQVKPGGGPDSISTENLVKDLREQTVTTDDGTVTLGVAGNASANIDVSEKLSNVLPLYLVVVVGLSLIILIIVFRSFLVPITATAGFILSVMASFGGLTAIYQWGWLGSVFGVHDPAPILSFLPIIEIGILFGLAMDYQLFLVSGMREAYAHGASAKVAVQRGLHAGRAVVTAAAIIMISVFAGFIFSDSSTIKPIGFGLAFGVLIDAFVVRMLLIPAAMHLLGQSAWWFPKWLDRIVPDVDVEGAKLERSHPVAGQPGQPGQPGQPGHEDTHTGSHALPVAPDANAHESGHPPAHRA